From Mya arenaria isolate MELC-2E11 chromosome 12, ASM2691426v1, the proteins below share one genomic window:
- the LOC128210441 gene encoding MICAL-like protein 2, translated as MIWGCLTYNGVGILESVEENIEKFKDCIAKNFPEGDYIFQEDNASENASKNEAIETAPTTRVEAIETAPTTRVVAIESAPTTRVEVIETAPTTRVEAIETAPTTRVEAIETAPTTRVEAKENAPTIRVEAIETASTIRVEDIETVPITRVEAKETAPSIPTKETAPTTRVEAIKTAPTIRVEAKETAPKTRVEAVETAPTTRVEAIETASTTRVEAIETAPTIRVEAIETAPTTRVEAIETAPTTRVEAIETVPTTRVEAIETAPTTRVEAIETAPTIRVEAIETAPTTRVEAIETAPTTRVEAVETAHTTRVEAIETAPTTRVEAIETAPTIRVEAIETAPTTRVEAVETAPTTRVEAIETASTTRVEAIETAPTIRVEAIETAPTTRVEAIETAPTTRVVAIETAPTTRVDAIETAPTTRVVAIETAPTTRVVAIETAPTTRVVAIETAPTTRVDAIETAPTTRVDAIETAPTTRVDAIETAPTTRVVAIETAPTTRVEAIETAPTTRVENFQ; from the exons ATGATTTGGGGTTGTCTGACTTACAATGGTGTGGGAATTTTGGAATCTGTTGAGGAAAATATAGAGAAGTTTAAAGACTGCATTGCCAAGAATTTTCCAGAAGGTGACTATATTTTTCAAGAGGATAATGCCTCAGAGAACGCATCGAAGA ATGAGGCAATAGAAACTGCACCAACAACCCGAGTTGAGGCTATAGAAACTGCACCAACAACCCGTGTTGTGGCTATAGAAAGTGCACCAACAACCCGAGTTGAGGTTATAGAAACTGCACCAACAACCCGTGTTGAGGCTATAGAAACTGCACCAACAACCCGTGTTGAGGCTATAGAAACTGCACCCACCACCCGAGTTGAGGCAAAAGAAAATGCACCAACAATCCGAGTTGAGGCTATAGAAACTGCATCAACAATCCGTGTTGAGGATATAGAAACTGTACCCATTACCCGAGTTGAGGCAAAAGAAACTGCACCATCAATCCCGA CTAAAGAAACTGCACCAACAACCCGAGTTGAGGCTATAAAAACTGCACCAACAATCCGAGTTGAAGCAAAAGAAACTGCACCAAAAACCCGTGTTGAGGCTGTAGAAACTGCACCCACCACCCGAGTTGAGGCAATAGAAACTGCATCAACAACCCGAGTTGAGGCTATAGAAACTGCACCAACAATCCGAGTTGAGGCTATAGAAACTGCACCAACGACCCGTGTTGAGGCTATAGaaactgcacccacaacccgtgTTGAGGCTATAGAAACTGTACCAACAACCCGAGTTGAGGCTATAGaaactgcacccacaacccgtgTTGAGGCTATAGAAACTGCACCAACAATCCGAGTTGAGGCTATAGAAACTGCACCCACAACCAGAGTTGAGGCTATAGAAACTGCACCAACAACCCGAGTTGAG GCTGTAGAAACTGCACACACAACCAGAGTTGAGGCTATAGAAACTGCACCAACAACCCGAGTTGAGGCTATAGAAACTGCACCAACAATCCGAGTTGAGGCTATAGAAACTGCACCAACAACCCGTGTTGAGGCTGTAGAAACTGCACCCACCACCCGAGTTGAGGCAATAGAAACTGCATCAACAACCCGAGTTGAGGCTATAGAAACTGCACCAACAATCCGAGTTGAGGCTATAGAAACTGCACCAACGACCCGTGTTGAGGCTATAGaaactgcacccacaacccgtgTTGTGGCTATAGAAACTGCACCAACAACCCGAGTTGACGCTATAGaaactgcacccacaacccgtgTTGTGGCTATAGaaactgcacccacaacccgtgTTGTGGCTATAGaaactgcacccacaacccgtgTTGTGGCTATAGAAACTGCACCAACGACCCGTGTTGACGCTATAGAAACTGCACCAACGACCCGTGTTGACGCTATAGAAACTGCACCAACGACCCGTGTTGACGCTATAGaaactgcacccacaacccgtgTTGTGGCTATAGaaactgcacccacaacccgtgTTGAGGCTATAGAAACTGCACCAACAACCCGAGTTGAG AATTTTCAGTAA
- the LOC128210292 gene encoding decapping and exoribonuclease protein-like isoform X1, translating into MAAAAKDRDPTKIGCFSLDIDGNFHDDDSKKKTFNKPPNYTPDVSVTVKFDLNKGRMAERRDEQKHEKLDNLLDWISGHKQEIIKDGNTQTDFVCRRSLLKEVMSFPFEENKKLRLDVTLHKGIFYLNKGKYPTENLEQQDTQQQPQMGRIEGDWGYKFEQYLTEESTNSVPDMVYNSRESFYNVMKVKLGSHTIVYSSRVDAVSADESGEHSVEFKTVKESKPGTKPFNKYNRYKLRDMWIQSVLGGVPEIICGLRSVEGKTDTGIVIKLKTYKTEKIPTMKDIPGLWKPDKCWKSLDKLLTFIKSNVKENNPSLGLEMQGDDYTIRPPHEFLPETYTTDQPGL; encoded by the exons ATGGCGGCGGCGGCTAAGGATCGTGATCCTACAAAGATTGGATGCTTTTCATTAGATATTGATGGTAACTTTCATGATGATGACAGCAAGAAGAAAACATTCAACAAACCTCCAAATTATACTCCTGATGTTTCTGTTACTGTAAAATTTGACTTGAATAAGGGGAGAATGGCGGAGAGAAGAGATGAACAAAAGCACGAAAAGCTCGACAATCTTCTGGATTGGATAAGCGGCCATAAGCAAGAAATTATTAAAGATGG aaatacGCAAACCGACTTTGTATGCAGAAGGAGTTTGTTAAAAGAGGTAATGTCTTTCCCGTTTGAGGAAAATAAGAAGTTGAGGCTCGACGTGACTCTTCACAAAGGCATTTTCTACCTTAACAAAGGTAAATACCCAACCGAAAACCTGGAACAACAGGACACACAACAGCAGCCACAGATGGGTAGGATAGAAGGAGATTGGGGCTACAAGTTTGAGCAGTATCTCACCGAAG aaTCAACAAATTCCGTGCCAGACATGGTCTATAACAGCCGTGAATCCTTTTATAATGTCATGAAAGTCAAGCTCGGCTCCCACACAATAG TGTACTCTTCTAGGGTCGATGCTGTAAGTGCGGATGAATCTGGGGAGCATAGCGTTGAGTTTAAAACCGTCAAAGAATCCAAACCGGGCACAAAACCCTTTAATAAGTATAACAG GTACAAGCTCCGGGATATGTGGATACAGAGTGTTCTAGGTGGTGTTCCCGAGATTATTTGCGGGCTTCGTAGCGTGGAAGGAAAAACTGATACTGGAATTGTAATTAAGCTGAAGACAtacaaaactgaaaaaatacCAACGATGAAA GATATCCCTGGTTTATGGAAGCCCGATAAGTGTTGGAAGTCCCTGGACAAGCTCCTTACCTTCATCAAATCTAATGTGAAGGAAAATAATCCAAG TCTCGGTCTCGAGATGCAAGGCGATGATTACACCATTCGTCCACCGCACGAGTTCCTGCCTGAAACGTACACTACAGACCAGCCTGGATTATGA
- the LOC128210292 gene encoding decapping and exoribonuclease protein-like isoform X2: MAAAAKDRDPTKIGCFSLDIDGNFHDDDSKKKTFNKPPNYTPDVSVTVKFDLNKGRMAERRDEQKHEKLDNLLDWISGHKQEIIKDGNTQTDFVCRRSLLKEVMSFPFEENKKLRLDVTLHKGIFYLNKGKYPTENLEQQDTQQQPQMGRIEGDWGYKFEQYLTEESTNSVPDMVYNSRESFYNVMKVKLGSHTIVYSSRVDAVSADESGEHSVEFKTVKESKPGTKPFNKYKLRDMWIQSVLGGVPEIICGLRSVEGKTDTGIVIKLKTYKTEKIPTMKDIPGLWKPDKCWKSLDKLLTFIKSNVKENNPSLGLEMQGDDYTIRPPHEFLPETYTTDQPGL, translated from the exons ATGGCGGCGGCGGCTAAGGATCGTGATCCTACAAAGATTGGATGCTTTTCATTAGATATTGATGGTAACTTTCATGATGATGACAGCAAGAAGAAAACATTCAACAAACCTCCAAATTATACTCCTGATGTTTCTGTTACTGTAAAATTTGACTTGAATAAGGGGAGAATGGCGGAGAGAAGAGATGAACAAAAGCACGAAAAGCTCGACAATCTTCTGGATTGGATAAGCGGCCATAAGCAAGAAATTATTAAAGATGG aaatacGCAAACCGACTTTGTATGCAGAAGGAGTTTGTTAAAAGAGGTAATGTCTTTCCCGTTTGAGGAAAATAAGAAGTTGAGGCTCGACGTGACTCTTCACAAAGGCATTTTCTACCTTAACAAAGGTAAATACCCAACCGAAAACCTGGAACAACAGGACACACAACAGCAGCCACAGATGGGTAGGATAGAAGGAGATTGGGGCTACAAGTTTGAGCAGTATCTCACCGAAG aaTCAACAAATTCCGTGCCAGACATGGTCTATAACAGCCGTGAATCCTTTTATAATGTCATGAAAGTCAAGCTCGGCTCCCACACAATAG TGTACTCTTCTAGGGTCGATGCTGTAAGTGCGGATGAATCTGGGGAGCATAGCGTTGAGTTTAAAACCGTCAAAGAATCCAAACCGGGCACAAAACCCTTTAATAA GTACAAGCTCCGGGATATGTGGATACAGAGTGTTCTAGGTGGTGTTCCCGAGATTATTTGCGGGCTTCGTAGCGTGGAAGGAAAAACTGATACTGGAATTGTAATTAAGCTGAAGACAtacaaaactgaaaaaatacCAACGATGAAA GATATCCCTGGTTTATGGAAGCCCGATAAGTGTTGGAAGTCCCTGGACAAGCTCCTTACCTTCATCAAATCTAATGTGAAGGAAAATAATCCAAG TCTCGGTCTCGAGATGCAAGGCGATGATTACACCATTCGTCCACCGCACGAGTTCCTGCCTGAAACGTACACTACAGACCAGCCTGGATTATGA